A DNA window from Bombus huntii isolate Logan2020A chromosome 10, iyBomHunt1.1, whole genome shotgun sequence contains the following coding sequences:
- the LOC126870256 gene encoding serum factor response D-like produces MLKHMLTGQPSSAGSRHQHNYYQASSGSLHGGHHHHHHSGHQQDQQQHHHYNQNSNVRGTTGGSQGRGVDVYDSVVHQRANVHQAATTPSSTHRHPLNHSQLSVNNLSQRLNHSHALNLSTLSTSKHSVNSVSPVASGNNNNNNNNLSTTLGVISPPPLHQDSRPKANGGFDISRLSRLPSQATPSPAPALQGTTTGGQLTGPGSTAYPLNASWSSSLSRNHKDHEVGAKETLTSLGLLCLVSLLLALLSLIFLLKISPLTVTPSSLISPEEYTIVYEVTLELCALALFLNLCCLLMCTIQFLFTVKLIKTSYQGHW; encoded by the coding sequence ATGCTGAAGCATATGCTGACGGGGCAACCATCGTCAGCGGGCTCCAGGCACCAGCACAATTACTACCAGGCGAGTTCGGGCTCGTTGCACGGCggccaccaccaccaccatcatTCTGGTCACCAACAGGATCAACAGCAACACCATCATTACAACCAAAACAGCAACGTTCGTGGAACGACAGGGGGCAGCCAAGGACGGGGAGTCGACGTTTACGACTCGGTGGTCCATCAAAGAGCCAACGTGCATCAGGCTGCCACCACGCCATCTTCCACTCACAGACACCCTTTGAATCATTCTCAGTTGAGCGTGAACAATCTTTCTCAACGATTGAATCACTCGCACGCTCTTAATCTGTCCACGTTGTCCACGTCGAAGCATTCTGTGAACAGCGTCAGTCCTGTTGCCAGTGggaataacaataacaataataataatctgtcGACTACATTGGGGGTGATATCCCCGCCGCCGCTGCACCAGGACAGCAGACCCAAAGCGAATGGAGGCTTTGATATCTCGAGACTGTCCAGATTACCCAGTCAGGCGACACCTTCGCCTGCACCTGCTCTTCAGGGTACGACTACCGGGGGACAGTTAACCGGTCCCGGTTCCACGGCGtaccccttgaacgcttcctGGTCGTCGTCCCTGTCAAGGAATCACAAGGACCACGAGGTTGGCGCGAAAGAGACGTTGACCAGTTTGGGTTTATTGTGTCTAGTGTCGTTGTTACTGGCGCTACTCTCGTTGATCTTCTTGCTGAAGATCTCACCGTTAACGGTGACGCCGAGTAGCCTGATCAGCCCGGAAGAGTATACGATTGTCTACGAGGTGACGTTAGAGCTGTGCGCACTCGCCCTCTTCCTAAACCTCTGCTGTCTCCTCATGTGCACTATACAGTTCCTCTTCACTGTGAAACTCATCAAGACTTCGTATCAAGGACATTGGTGA